One segment of Anopheles stephensi strain Indian chromosome 3, UCI_ANSTEP_V1.0, whole genome shotgun sequence DNA contains the following:
- the LOC118512714 gene encoding phospholipid phosphatase 1-like isoform X2, producing the protein MQFKMQQTTKIKLARRSFYAVACFLILTELGLLPQVVKRGFYCNDQSIQHEYKGDTITTVTILLSGLIPVALIWLTEAFLYTPSISLSKTETESRCRGSWREAWYWSKKYGRGLITMLVIIGTIKIFLGELRPHFLTTCQPDVECKGTEYISSYTCTNSDESLYFVRDASKSFPSGHSAMSVFEAIFLIWYLEKRVPRLRTLFTIPLLQMVLMCWAVFCSLSRITDHRHHWWDVLAGTVAGCIAAFMTCLFGCHNFDTSKRKRKTSLYTDHDHKLINTGSGNAATIGTPLHKEEINLNNVIHA; encoded by the exons TCGCCTGTTTTCTTATACTGACCGAACTGGGCCTGCTGCCGCAAGTGGTAAAGCGCGGCTTCTACTGCAACGATCAATCGATCCAGCATGAGTATAAGGGCGATACGATAACGACCGTCACCATACTGCTCAGTGGGCTGATTCCGGTAGCGCTG atATGGCTGACAGAAGCATTCCTCTACACGCCATCGATCAGTCTGAGCAAAACGGAAACCGAATCGCGGTGCCGCGGTTCGTGGCGTGAGGCTTGGTACTGGTCGAAGAAGTATGGCCGCGGACTTATCACCATGCTAGTCATCATCGGTACGATAAAG ATTTTCCTTGGTGAACTGCGGCCACACTTTCTGACCACCTGTCAACCGGATGTCGAATGCAAGGGCACCGA ATACATCAGCTCGTACACGTGCACCAACAGCGACGAAAGTCTGTACTTTGTGCGAGACGCCAGCAAATCCTTCCCGTCGGGCCATTCCGCCATGTCCGTGTTCGAGGCAATCTTTCTCATCTGGTACCTGGAGAAGCGTGTGCCCCGGCTGCGGACCCTCTTCACCATACCGCTGCTGCAGATGGTGCTGATGTGCTGGGCCGTGTTTTGTTCGCTATCACGCATCACCGACCATCGGCATCACTGGTGGGATGTGCTGGCTGGTACGGTGGCGGGCTGTATCGCAGCCTTCATGACG TGTCTTTTCGGATGTCACAACTTCGACACGagcaaacggaaacggaagaCTTCCCTCTATACCGATCACGATCACAAGCTGATCAACACTGGCAGCGGAAATGCGGCCACCATCGGTACACCGCTGCACAAGGAAGAGATCAACCTCAACAACGTGATCCACGCCTGA
- the LOC118512714 gene encoding phospholipid phosphatase 2-like isoform X1, whose product MADVESQKICVKAKSKITFPRAVDTLILVLVACFLILTELGLLPQVVKRGFYCNDQSIQHEYKGDTITTVTILLSGLIPVALIWLTEAFLYTPSISLSKTETESRCRGSWREAWYWSKKYGRGLITMLVIIGTIKIFLGELRPHFLTTCQPDVECKGTEYISSYTCTNSDESLYFVRDASKSFPSGHSAMSVFEAIFLIWYLEKRVPRLRTLFTIPLLQMVLMCWAVFCSLSRITDHRHHWWDVLAGTVAGCIAAFMTCLFGCHNFDTSKRKRKTSLYTDHDHKLINTGSGNAATIGTPLHKEEINLNNVIHA is encoded by the exons TCGCCTGTTTTCTTATACTGACCGAACTGGGCCTGCTGCCGCAAGTGGTAAAGCGCGGCTTCTACTGCAACGATCAATCGATCCAGCATGAGTATAAGGGCGATACGATAACGACCGTCACCATACTGCTCAGTGGGCTGATTCCGGTAGCGCTG atATGGCTGACAGAAGCATTCCTCTACACGCCATCGATCAGTCTGAGCAAAACGGAAACCGAATCGCGGTGCCGCGGTTCGTGGCGTGAGGCTTGGTACTGGTCGAAGAAGTATGGCCGCGGACTTATCACCATGCTAGTCATCATCGGTACGATAAAG ATTTTCCTTGGTGAACTGCGGCCACACTTTCTGACCACCTGTCAACCGGATGTCGAATGCAAGGGCACCGA ATACATCAGCTCGTACACGTGCACCAACAGCGACGAAAGTCTGTACTTTGTGCGAGACGCCAGCAAATCCTTCCCGTCGGGCCATTCCGCCATGTCCGTGTTCGAGGCAATCTTTCTCATCTGGTACCTGGAGAAGCGTGTGCCCCGGCTGCGGACCCTCTTCACCATACCGCTGCTGCAGATGGTGCTGATGTGCTGGGCCGTGTTTTGTTCGCTATCACGCATCACCGACCATCGGCATCACTGGTGGGATGTGCTGGCTGGTACGGTGGCGGGCTGTATCGCAGCCTTCATGACG TGTCTTTTCGGATGTCACAACTTCGACACGagcaaacggaaacggaagaCTTCCCTCTATACCGATCACGATCACAAGCTGATCAACACTGGCAGCGGAAATGCGGCCACCATCGGTACACCGCTGCACAAGGAAGAGATCAACCTCAACAACGTGATCCACGCCTGA